The Mycolicibacterium aichiense region CCACACCGTACGCAACGGTTATCTGGCCAGCTGTGGGCTGACAGTGCCCCGACTCGACAACGTCCGACGTACGGTGGATTTCGCGGTCGAATGCGTGCGGATCGTCGAACGGTTCAATTCTGATGCGGGCATCGCCTTGCAACTGCGCGCCGGAATCGACAGTGGAGATGTGGGTAGCGGCCTCATGGGCAGCCCATCGCTCGTCTATGACATGTGGGGCGACGCGGTGAACCTGGCGCATCAGGTCAAGGATGGTTCACCGCGTCCAGGCATCTTTGTCACCGCCAAGGTCTATGAAGCCCTGCGAGACACGATGACGTTCGTCGAGGCGGGATCGGTCACGGTCGGTGACACGGCTCAACCGATCTGGCAGGTGTCGGAGGACCAGCGATGAGTGACGTGTTCACCTCGGCCTGGTTCTACTGGGCAATAGGGATCGCCATCGGGCTGCCCGTCGGGCTAATCACGCTCACCGAGTGGCAGCACGCGCTCCGCCGCAGGAAAAGCTTTCTGCTGAAGCCGGTGACTCTGCTGCGCAACTACCTTCTGCCGCTGGGCGCGCTGTTGCTCTTGATGATCGAAGCCAGCCGGGTGCCGGCGGGATCGACCTCGGTGCGGATGGTGGGCACCCTGGTAGCTTTCGTCGTCCTGGTCCTGCTGCTCTCGGGGATCAACGCCGCAGTGTTCCAAAGCGCACCGGACGGAAGCTGGCGGAAACGAATTCCGGGAATCTTCCTCGACGTCGCCCGTTTCCTGTTGATCGCCGTGGGCCTGGCGATGATCTTCGCCTACATCTGGGGTGCCAACGTCAAGGGCCTCTTCACCGCGCTCGGAATCACCTCGATCGTTGTCGGCCTGACACTGCAGAACTCGGTCGGCCAGATCATCTCCGGGTTGCTGATGCTGTTCGAGCAGCCGTTCAAAATCGGTGACTGGCTTGATACTCCGGCCGCCAAAGGGCGGGTCGTGGAGGTGAACTGGCGAGCCGTCCATCTCGAAACCGGCACCGGCCTGCAGATCACACCGAACTCGGTACTGGCTGGGGCATCGTTCACGAACCTGAGCCGGCCGCCGGGAAAGCACACGATCATGGTCACGAGCGTCTTCGCGGTCGATGACGCTCCTGACGAAGTGTGCGCCATGCTCGTGCGGGTGGCCTCGGAGCTGCCGCAGTGCCACCCTGATCTGCCCCCGTCGGCAGTTCCCTTGGGGGCCAAGGAGTACCAGACCAAGATTCCGTTGAAGTCGCCGGCCGATGACGGAAAGGCCAAAGCGACGTTTCTACGCTGGGTCTGGTACTCGGCACGACGTGCAGGTCTGCACTTGGACGAAGCGGAGGACCAATTCTCCACTCCCGAGCGAGTCACCGCGGCGATCCGTTCCATCGTCGCGCCGACATTGCGACTGGACCGCGAAGAGCAGCAGCGTTTGATCCCGCACGCGACGATGGAGCGGTTCGGCGACGGAGAGCTTGTGCAGCGCTCCGGTGAGGTTCCCGCCGGCATCAAATTCATTGTCTCCGGCGAGGTTCGGTTGACCGCTATCGCGGAGGACGGCAGCGAGGTGGTGGTCGGCAGCCACGAGCGCGGTTCGTTCCTGGGACAGAGCACGCTGACCCGTCAGCCCGTGATCGGCTGGTCGTACGCGGTGGGCGAGGTCACCATGGTCTACCTGGCCCGCGAGCAGGTTGAGACGATCGTTCACGACAATCCCTTGCTCTTGCAGGAATTCGGCCGCACGATCGAGCAGCGCCGTGACTACATGCTGCGAGCGGTCGCGACGAGTGAGGGTGATGACGCGTCCTGAGCATGACCTCGTTGTCGTCGGCGCGGGCATCGTCGGCCTGGCGGTGGCCAGGGAGTGGATGTCGCGGCGTCCCCAGGACTCGGTGGCCGTCGTCGAGCGCGAGGACGGGCCTGCTCGCCACCAGACCGGCCACAACTCCGGGGTGGTCCATGGCGGGATCTACTACCCGCCGGGATCGCTGAAGGCTCGGCTCTGCGTCGACGGCGCCCGGATGATGTACGAGTACTGCGAGCACAACGCCATCAGTCACGAGCGGTGCGGCAAGCTGATCGTCGCGGTGTCAGCCGACGAGTTGGGCCGTCTGGACGACTTGCAGGAGCGGGGCATCGCCAATGCCGTCCC contains the following coding sequences:
- a CDS encoding mechanosensitive ion channel domain-containing protein; this translates as MSDVFTSAWFYWAIGIAIGLPVGLITLTEWQHALRRRKSFLLKPVTLLRNYLLPLGALLLLMIEASRVPAGSTSVRMVGTLVAFVVLVLLLSGINAAVFQSAPDGSWRKRIPGIFLDVARFLLIAVGLAMIFAYIWGANVKGLFTALGITSIVVGLTLQNSVGQIISGLLMLFEQPFKIGDWLDTPAAKGRVVEVNWRAVHLETGTGLQITPNSVLAGASFTNLSRPPGKHTIMVTSVFAVDDAPDEVCAMLVRVASELPQCHPDLPPSAVPLGAKEYQTKIPLKSPADDGKAKATFLRWVWYSARRAGLHLDEAEDQFSTPERVTAAIRSIVAPTLRLDREEQQRLIPHATMERFGDGELVQRSGEVPAGIKFIVSGEVRLTAIAEDGSEVVVGSHERGSFLGQSTLTRQPVIGWSYAVGEVTMVYLAREQVETIVHDNPLLLQEFGRTIEQRRDYMLRAVATSEGDDAS